One Halichondria panicea chromosome 3, odHalPani1.1, whole genome shotgun sequence genomic region harbors:
- the LOC135333726 gene encoding solute carrier family 15 member 4-like gives MASCEQGTIEQASLHETPAPDASRDATEATPLVTSNHSKYSKKKSVVIKSKAAIMILIWTALMSLIYGGFLNPDNYFLLTYLLMRVNQVGPVLNSEMIDSGIYAVFAFWLLFYPLAGYLADVRYGRYKVVRCSVCTMWCGFLTVVVIGGIVNVILMLLNFIDSTPLSIFMVVVNCALGLFLLFSLLIGFAGFLANVIQFGVDQLNDSPSKDSFLFVHWFLFTLYIGISFGKLVWSAGNATGFLSFSIFGLVLLVELICVPVTFCVAKRRWFVIDNGIGNPYKEVARVVNFARRNKIPIQRSAFTFWEDDIPTGLDLGKDKYGGPFTTEQVENVKSFFGIFILLFSVGPFFTADIAATPFLSILRDHMEADIYYNLSFFSVSKIVYSMFTNGSTLYPVFLIFFVPIFLKFIHPLFQKYFPGILRRIGIGLCLITVSLFCSLFVETFGHLPSSYNATISMFAPGHFV, from the coding sequence ATGGCTAGTTGTGAGCAAGGAACTATAGAGCAAGCTTCCCTTCATGAAACTCCTGCACCAGATGCCAGCAGAGATGCCACTGAAGCTACACCACTCGTAACAAGTAATCACAGTAAATATAGCAAAAAGAAAAGTGTGGTGATCAAATCAAAGGCTGCAATAATGATTCTTATTTGGACTGCCTTAATGTCTTTGATATATGGTGGTTTTCTGAATCCTGACAATTATTTCTTACTCACTTACCTATTGATGAGAGTAAACCAAGTAGGGCCAGTACTTAACAGTGAGATGATAGATAGTGGCATATATGCTGTATTTGCTTTCTGGCTCCTCTTCTATCCTCTAGCTGGATACTTGGCAGATGTTCGATATGGAAGATATAAGGTTGTGAGATGTAGTGTATGCACCATGTGGTGTGGATTTTTGACTGTGGTTGTTATCGGTGGTATTGTGAACGTCATCTTGATGCTATTAAATTTTATCGACTCCACGCCTCTATCAATTTTTATGGTGGTGGTGAATTGTGCACTTGGACTTTTTCTACTTTTCTCTTTATTGATTGGATTTGCTGGATTTTTAGCCAATGTTATTCAGTTTGGGGTTGACCAATTAAATGATTCTCCTTCTAAAGACAGCTTTCTTTTCGTTCATTGGTTTCTCTTCACACTTTATATTGGAATAAGCTTTGGAAAACTGGTATGGAGTGCAGGTAATGCCACTGGTTTCTTAAGCTTTTCTATATTTGGACTTGTCCTGTTAGTTGAGCTGATTTGTGTACCAGTAACATTCTGTGTTGCTAAGCGCAGGTGGTTTGTTATTGACAATGGCATTGGTAACCCTTACAAAGAGGTTGCAAGAGTTGTCAACtttgcaagaagaaacaagATTCCTATTCAACGCAGTGCCTTTACATTCTGGGAGGATGACATACCCACTGGACTGGATCTAGGCAAGGACAAGTATGGAGGACCATTCACAACTGAGcaggtggagaatgtgaaatcCTTTTTTGGAATCTTTATCCTTTTATTTTCAGTAGGACCATTTTTCACGGCTGATATTGCTGCAACACCTTTTCTCAGTATACTTAGAGATCACATGGAGGCAGATATTTATTacaatttgtcattttttagTGTGAGTAAAATTGTTTACTCTATGTTCACTAATGGTAGCACTCTGTACCCCGTCTTTTTAATTTTTTTTGTTCCTATTTTTCTCAAGTTTATTCATCCTCTGTTTCAAAAGTACTTCCCTGGTATTCTGAGGCGAATTGGAATTGGTCTTTGTCTTATCACTGTTAGTCTGTTTTGCTCGCTATTTGTTGAGACGTTTGGTCACCTCCCTAGCAGCTATAATGCTACTATTTCAATGTTTGCTCCTGGacattttgtataa